DNA sequence from the Hyalangium minutum genome:
ACCACCCAGGGAGTGCCCGGCACGAAGGTGAGCGCCGTGCCGATGCCCAGGTTCCGCGCGAGCAGCTGCCCCTGGGCGCTTCCGGGCCTCCAGGCGTGGAGGTTTCCCTCGGTATCCACCGTGAAGAGGCGGCCGTCCGCGGCGATTCCCCCCACGGTGGGCCGAACCTGCTTCAGCACCTGGAAGGAGCCCTTCTCCACGTCTCCCAGGGCCGAGGCGGCGTTGCGGTGGCCCCGCACGAACACCCAGGAGGAGTCCGGCCACACCTGCACCTCCTCGATGCCCTCGACGCCCGTATGGAAGGTCCGGGACTGGCCCGTCTCCAGGTCCCAATACAGGAGCACGTCATCCCGCTGGCTGGCGGCCAGCAAGCACCGGCCCTGGCAGCCCACGGTGAGCGCCGACACGGGGCCTGACAGACCCGCGAAGGGCTTGAGCTCACGGGTGCCGGTGTTCCACTTGCGCAGGACGCCCTGCTTGTCTGCGGAGACGAAGCCCAGGCCCGCCGGGAGGAGTTGGATGCGCCAGACCTCGTCCTCGTGGCCCGGCAGCACGAGGGGCGCCTCGTTCCGCGTGAGCCCCCAGACACGCACCGTGCGATCGTCGCTGGAGGTGATGAGGGACTGGCCGTCCTCCGTGAAGGCGAGGTCCGTGATGTGCAAGGTGTGGCCGCGCAGCACGGTGACGAACCCCCGGGACTGGGCATCCGCCGCGATGGTCCGGGCCGCGGACCACCGCTCGAAGTCGGGCGGGAGCTGCCGCAGCGGATCGAGGGACTCGTTGGGCGCGTCATCCACGGTGGCCCGCGCCTTCGTCAGCAGGAGCTCATCGGCCTGGTCCCGGGCCTCTCGCCGGGCCTTCTGGGCGGCATCCCGCTGGGCGGAGACGCGGCGGAAGCTCTCCACGCCCAGGGTGGCGAGCAGGACCGTGGCCACGGCCGTGACGAGCGCCACGGCCCGGTAGCGCCACAGGAAGCGGCGCACCAACTCCATGCGCGAATACTCGTAGGCCCCAACGAACTGCCCCGTCTGGAAGCGCCGCAGGTCCTCCGCCATCTCGCGCGCGGTGGGGTAGCGCTCGGAGGGCTCGCGCGCCATGGACTTGGTCACGATGGCCAGCAAGTCTCGAGGGATGCGGTCCTGGAGGCTGGCGAGCTGGGACGGCGGGCCGCTCATCACCCGCGCCAGGACCTGATCCGAGCTCTCCCCGTCATAAGGACGCTCGCCCGCGAGCAGGTGGTAGAGAATCGCCCCCAGGGAATAGACGTCGGCGCGCTCGTCCACGGTCAGACCCGCGGCCTGCTCCGGCGGCATGTACGCGGGAGTCCCCATCACCGTGCCGAACCGGGTCAGGGCACCATCCGCGGGGGAGCTCCCGGTATCGGAAGCAGCCGGGTCCAAGGGGCTCTCCGCGCGAGAGAGCTCCTTGGCCAGGCCCCAGTCGATGACCACCGTCTCGCCGAACCCGCCCACCAGCACGTTGGCCGGCTTGAGGTCGCGGTGGATGATGCGCTCGGAGTGCGCGTAGGCCATGGCCTCGGCCACTGCCAGCACGTGGGGCAGCAGGGCCAGCCGCTCCTTCAGCGTCCGCTTCTCGGCGAGCACGTCCGCCAGCGAGCGTCCGGAGACGAGCTTCATCGCGTAGAACAGCTCGCCGTTGGGCCAGCGCCCCGCCTCGTAGACCGGCATGATCGAGGGGTGCTGGAGCCGCGCGGTGATGAACGCCTCGGTCATGAAGCGGAGCTCGGCCTCGGGAGAGGGCGAGAGGATCTGCTTGATGGCCACGGGCCGGCCGAGCCGCAAATCCCTGGCGCGGAGGATGCGGCCGATGCCGCCCTGGGCGAGCTCCCCGTCGATGGCGTAGTGCGCGGGGTCCACCACGGGCACCCCCTCGCCGGGAGGGGGCTGCCGCGGGAGCGGCCGGGAGGAGGGCAGCGTTTCGGCAGCTCCGATGTCGGAGTCCTCCCCTGGGGGGCCCGCCTCGGCGGGTATGGCCTTGCTCATGGATGCGCTCCCGGAGGTTCCGGGTCCTCGATGAAGGAGCGCTTTTTACGACAGGGCACCGCTGAAGCGGAACCCTCCCGGAATGGGAGGAGCCCCCCGCGTCACTTCAGGGGCAGCGACACATAGGACGGGCTGCTCGACGACGAGGAGAGCTTCACCGAGGAGAAGGCCGGCGCCTTGTCCGCATAGAGTGGATCGGCGGTGTCGACGACCAGCGAGAGGCGGTGGCCGATGGGAACGTCATAGGCCGTCGCCGGGAAGTCCACGTCCACAGCATAGGGCTGGCCGGCCACGGCGTTGCGGAGCGTGACGGCGACGTGCGTGATGAGGCTCCCCGTCCCGGCCCAGTCCGTGTCGTAGAGATAGGCGATGACCGTCGTCTGTCCGGAGCTGCCCGGCGTCACGGTCAGGCGCAGGTGCGGGGCGCCGCGCACGCGCTGCGGGCTCGACAGCCAGTCCGACTGCCACACGGCCCCGTTCAGCCGGTCCACCGCCGGAATCCACGCGGAGATCGGCTCCCCCGTGATGGCCTCCGCGCCGTTCGTCAGCAGCGCGACGCCGCCGTTGGCCACGGTGTCTCCCGCGACGAGCGTCTTGTTCCAGGCCGCCTGCGAGCCCGCCGTGAGGTCGCCCTCGTTGCTCCACCAGTGCACCTCGCTCAGGTTGTAGCGCGCAGTGCTCGTCGAGATGGCGCTCCACGAAGGGAACGACTCATAGGTGCTCTGGCCCCGGAGCTGGAGCTGAACCGGGTTCTCCGTGGCGATGCCCGTGTTCACGCCGCGCAGGTACTGGTCGAACCAGCGGCGCGTGCTCGTCCAGGCGTCATTGGGCAGTCCGAGGATTCCGGTCAGCTCGGGGATGGCATGGTCCCCTGGGCGCAGCTCGAGCCGCTTCGGCCCCGCCAGCTGGGTGAAGAAGCCCGTGAGCTGATTGGGGCCGAAGAAGCTGTCGCCGTAGGCGTTGCCCAGGAGGATGGCCGGACGGTTCGCGTTGAGGCGATCCAGGTACGTCGCGGCGCTGCGGACCTGGGCGTAGGCGATGACGCTGTCCAGGTTCTGGTTGGCGAAGAAGTTCGAGAGGGCTTGCTGTAGCTCCGCCGAGGGCTTCCCGGTCAGCTCCGCCGAGAGCCCCAGCAGCCCGGCACTCTGCAGGTGGCGCGTCTGGTGCGAGAACAACGAGTACGGCAGATCCGTCCAGCAGCTCAGCGCGGCGACGGCGCGAATGCGCGAGTCAAAGGCCGCGCCGATCAACGACATGCCCGCGCCATAGGAGACACCCGCCGCGCCGATGCGCGCTGGATCCGAGGGCGTCTGGGCCAGCGTCCAATCGATGACCTGGCTCAGGTCCGCGATGTCCTTGGGGCCCGCCGTCTCGATGAAGCCCCCCGAGGTGTAGAAGCCTCGCGGGGTGTACGAGACCACCACGTACCCTGCATCCGCGAACTTCTGCGCCTGCACGAAGTACTCCACGCTGGGCAGCGCCCAGCTGGTAATGAAGAGGATGGCCGGGTACCGCCCCGGAGTGTCGGGCGTGAAGACGTTGCCCTTCAGCGTCACTCCATCTCGCATGGTGAGGTCGACGATGCGGAAGGACGAGGACGCGAATGCGGGACTGGCGGCAATGCACAGGGACACAACGACAGACACAGCGATGGCACGTAACCAGGACAAGTCTCACCTCCGGTGAGAGGGGTTGAAGGGGCACTGCATTTCCTGCTGTCGATTCGGGCCGCCGGATGAGCACTTCCACTCCGGGTGGCTTCCAGGGTTGGCGGGGCAACTTCACAGAGAGTGCTCGTGTGTCAGGCCCCGGGGGTTTGCCTCCGTAGGTGCTCTTTCGATACGAAAGAGAGGGAGGGTGACATGACGTTCAGACTTCGTGAAGGCCTGAGGCTGCTCCTCGCCGCGACCCTGTTCTCCGCGCCAGCGATGGGCCAGGAGGCGGACGACGGGGACGACGAGTCCGAGGTAATCCTCGATGGCGTGAGCGATGTCGCCCAGGACCTGGTTCAGGAGGGTGTGGAGCGGTCGCTGGAGAATCACCCCGAGCGGGCCCTCCCCCCGCCCCCTCCACCTCGCGTCATGGTGAAGCCGGGAACGGCGGGCAGCGGGCTTCAGGGCACGGCAGGCCTTGGCGACGATGCGCTGCACACCGTCCCCGTGGGTTCGTTCGCGGATGATGTGGCGCATGCCGTTCCCGTGGGCTCGTTCGCGGACGACGCGGTGCGTGCCGGTTCCGGCATGGCCTCCGTCGCGGATGACGCGGCCCGCGTGGCGGGCGGTGGTTGCATCAAGGCCATCGGTGGGGTGTTCGCGGCCCTGGGCGCCCTGCTCGCGAAGCTCTTCGGTGGCGGCAAGAAGGAAGAGTAAGGCGCGGCAACGGAGCGTCCATCACCTTGGACTCGACAATGGTTCAGCGCGCGGTCTGGGGCGAGACCCTGCAGCGCGCCATCGATCCGGGCACGCAGCAGAGCATCTGTGAACTCTTCCCCAGTGGGCAGCCCACGCCGGACTGCCCCACCCCCGAGTCCACGGATGGGGGTACTGCCACGGATGCAGGCACCGTCGCGGATGCGGGTACCATTGCAGACGCAGGCACGGGAGCGGATGCCGGAACGCCCGGAGACGGCGACGAGCCTCACGAGGAGCCACCGCCTCCCGAGAAGTCGGGCTGCGGAGCCACCTCGGCGGCTCCCCTGCTCGGGGCGCTCGTGCTGCTGCTGGGGCTGCGCAGAAGGATGTCCTAAGAGGCTCGCGCACGCATCCGGTTGTTCTTGGGCTGGTGCTCGACCTCGGCGAGCCCGAGCGCCTCGAGCACAGGGGGCACGTACACGCCGAAGCGGCCGCGGAGGCCCTTCTTGAGGCCATACCAGCCACCCACGGGATTCTTCGGCGAGCGGCCCCACGCCTCCACGGTCCCCTCGGCGGCGGGCTTCTGCTCGTCCGCGCCCCCCAGCGAGAGCCAGTCGCCATGGCGGACGAGCATCGCGTGCAGGTCCTCGATGCTGCGGAGGTGGTAGCGCAGCTCGGTTTTCCCCACGCGCACCACGAGAGCGGGCGGGTCCAGCGTCTCGTCGCGGAAGGCCTCGAACTCCGACGTCCCAGGGGGAGTCTTGAGCTTCCAGGGCTGCTCACGCGTCCCGAGGCCACCGGCGCCCGCAGCCTGCTTCTTCGCTTCGGGCTTCTTTGCTGGAGTCTTCTTCGCTGGAGCCTTCTTCGCCGGGGCCTTCTTCGCCGGAGCCTTGGTGGCCGGGGCCTTCTTCACCGAGGACTTCTTCGCTGCGGGCTTCTTGGCTGCCATGGTGTCCCTCTCAGGGATGGCCGGCGCATGGAGCGCCGACGATGGACCTGAAGCGGTGACTCTAACTTACTGGAGGCATGTGGACGCTGCGGCAGGAAGCCCTGTGGGCCATCCGCTGGATCCCTCTCTCGGACCTCGACTGCGGCCGCAGGAAGTCTCCTGACGAGCGCCTACCCTTGAAGTAGGATAGGAGTCACCGCATG
Encoded proteins:
- a CDS encoding CocE/NonD family hydrolase: MSWLRAIAVSVVVSLCIAASPAFASSSFRIVDLTMRDGVTLKGNVFTPDTPGRYPAILFITSWALPSVEYFVQAQKFADAGYVVVSYTPRGFYTSGGFIETAGPKDIADLSQVIDWTLAQTPSDPARIGAAGVSYGAGMSLIGAAFDSRIRAVAALSCWTDLPYSLFSHQTRHLQSAGLLGLSAELTGKPSAELQQALSNFFANQNLDSVIAYAQVRSAATYLDRLNANRPAILLGNAYGDSFFGPNQLTGFFTQLAGPKRLELRPGDHAIPELTGILGLPNDAWTSTRRWFDQYLRGVNTGIATENPVQLQLRGQSTYESFPSWSAISTSTARYNLSEVHWWSNEGDLTAGSQAAWNKTLVAGDTVANGGVALLTNGAEAITGEPISAWIPAVDRLNGAVWQSDWLSSPQRVRGAPHLRLTVTPGSSGQTTVIAYLYDTDWAGTGSLITHVAVTLRNAVAGQPYAVDVDFPATAYDVPIGHRLSLVVDTADPLYADKAPAFSSVKLSSSSSSPSYVSLPLK
- a CDS encoding DUF6855 family protein, translating into MAAKKPAAKKSSVKKAPATKAPAKKAPAKKAPAKKTPAKKPEAKKQAAGAGGLGTREQPWKLKTPPGTSEFEAFRDETLDPPALVVRVGKTELRYHLRSIEDLHAMLVRHGDWLSLGGADEQKPAAEGTVEAWGRSPKNPVGGWYGLKKGLRGRFGVYVPPVLEALGLAEVEHQPKNNRMRARAS
- a CDS encoding serine/threonine-protein kinase gives rise to the protein MSKAIPAEAGPPGEDSDIGAAETLPSSRPLPRQPPPGEGVPVVDPAHYAIDGELAQGGIGRILRARDLRLGRPVAIKQILSPSPEAELRFMTEAFITARLQHPSIMPVYEAGRWPNGELFYAMKLVSGRSLADVLAEKRTLKERLALLPHVLAVAEAMAYAHSERIIHRDLKPANVLVGGFGETVVIDWGLAKELSRAESPLDPAASDTGSSPADGALTRFGTVMGTPAYMPPEQAAGLTVDERADVYSLGAILYHLLAGERPYDGESSDQVLARVMSGPPSQLASLQDRIPRDLLAIVTKSMAREPSERYPTAREMAEDLRRFQTGQFVGAYEYSRMELVRRFLWRYRAVALVTAVATVLLATLGVESFRRVSAQRDAAQKARREARDQADELLLTKARATVDDAPNESLDPLRQLPPDFERWSAARTIAADAQSRGFVTVLRGHTLHITDLAFTEDGQSLITSSDDRTVRVWGLTRNEAPLVLPGHEDEVWRIQLLPAGLGFVSADKQGVLRKWNTGTRELKPFAGLSGPVSALTVGCQGRCLLAASQRDDVLLYWDLETGQSRTFHTGVEGIEEVQVWPDSSWVFVRGHRNAASALGDVEKGSFQVLKQVRPTVGGIAADGRLFTVDTEGNLHAWRPGSAQGQLLARNLGIGTALTFVPGTPWVVIGTQEGVIRLWNQATGQTRELAHHDGLVNSLDVTSDGRYLASASADRSALLWELETGEFRVLRGPRQQAHLVRFSPDDRQLAVASFNGTLRVFSLETKPHRVLSRAAPQSSLLLSSTGQRLASLSEQGQLRLLEASSGKLLLEAPGFASSALSFSPDGQWLAAGRLDGRILLYASATGSAQPLLGGHDAPVTAVSFSGDGRSFATADERGGVWLWELSSGQGRRFGAHGTRVSQLAFSPDGRHLASAGGDGAVRLWEVATGGFQSLHGGGGAVYTVAFSPEGHRLAMGGEDHLVFWELDSGQRHPQNTSEGDVLEVRYSPGGDVVASRNQNDGRVMLWDGRTGAPRSELRAHESDVLGLAFSPDGTRLASASLDKTVRLWDVATGESRALRGHTGPVSAAAFFPDGKTLASTGQDGAIRLWPDDLPLEPEALRAWMRTFTSDERPHASRP